From one Catellatospora sp. IY07-71 genomic stretch:
- a CDS encoding ABC-F family ATP-binding cassette domain-containing protein, which translates to MANIINLDRVSKGYGPTGPLLTDVSLGLDDADRIGVVGLNGSGKSTLLRMLTKGEEPDSGRVTHRRDLRVSALPQSLELSAGATVRDVVLGDAWLPAAFEAEHEWAGDAGVRAILDGLGMPGLGLDTPVGPMSGGERRRIALAALLVRPADLLILDEPTNHLDIAGVNWLARYLQGLKGALVVVTHDRWFLDAVCNRIWEVADQQVRAYDGGFAAWILARAERERVAAVTESRRQNLLRKEIAWLRRGPPARTSKPKFRIDAANALIADVPAPRDQVTLAKLATARLGRQVYELDDVTLHAGPKLILDHVTWHVGPGDRIALLGANGAGKSTLLRLLARVTEAPGFRAGQTVRPAFLSQELAELPGELRLLEAVEQVARRVKLGDRELSAAQLAEVFGFTDRRVWTPVADLSGGERRRLQLLRLLAGEPNVLILDEPTNDLDTDTLASLEDLLDTWPGTMIVASHDRYLVERVCDQVYALLGDAKLRHLPGGVDEYLGLVDADAAPRPGGTAAAAAQPKAERTGGPSAGEIRAAKKESSRIERQLEKLNQREEKLHAQMAEHATDFAKIAELDASLKALQDERGLLEDEWLNLAELLSE; encoded by the coding sequence ATGGCCAACATCATCAATCTGGACCGGGTGAGCAAGGGCTACGGCCCGACCGGCCCGCTGCTCACCGACGTCTCCCTGGGCCTCGACGACGCCGACCGGATCGGCGTGGTGGGCCTCAACGGCTCCGGCAAGTCGACGCTGCTGCGGATGCTGACCAAGGGCGAGGAGCCCGACTCCGGCCGCGTCACGCACCGCCGCGACCTGCGCGTCTCCGCGCTGCCGCAGTCGCTGGAGCTGTCTGCCGGGGCCACCGTGCGCGACGTGGTGCTGGGCGACGCCTGGCTGCCCGCCGCGTTCGAGGCCGAACACGAGTGGGCCGGTGACGCGGGCGTGCGCGCCATCCTCGACGGCCTGGGCATGCCCGGCCTGGGCCTGGACACCCCGGTCGGCCCGATGTCCGGTGGCGAGCGGCGGCGCATCGCGCTCGCGGCGCTGCTGGTGCGCCCGGCCGACCTGCTGATCCTGGACGAGCCCACCAACCACCTCGACATCGCCGGGGTGAACTGGCTGGCCCGCTACCTCCAAGGTCTCAAGGGCGCGCTGGTGGTGGTCACCCACGACCGGTGGTTCCTCGACGCGGTCTGCAACCGCATCTGGGAGGTCGCCGACCAGCAGGTGCGCGCGTACGACGGCGGCTTCGCCGCGTGGATCCTGGCCCGCGCCGAGCGGGAGCGGGTCGCCGCGGTGACCGAGTCCCGGCGGCAGAACCTGCTCCGCAAGGAGATCGCCTGGCTGCGCCGCGGCCCGCCGGCCCGGACCTCCAAGCCGAAGTTCCGCATCGACGCCGCGAACGCGCTGATCGCCGACGTGCCCGCGCCCCGCGACCAGGTGACGCTGGCGAAGCTCGCCACCGCCCGGCTGGGCCGCCAGGTGTACGAGCTGGACGACGTCACCCTGCACGCGGGGCCGAAGCTGATCCTCGACCACGTCACCTGGCACGTCGGCCCCGGCGACCGGATCGCCCTGCTCGGCGCGAACGGCGCGGGCAAGTCGACGCTGCTGCGGCTGCTGGCCCGGGTCACCGAAGCGCCCGGCTTCCGGGCCGGGCAGACCGTGCGCCCCGCGTTCCTGTCCCAGGAGCTGGCCGAGCTGCCCGGGGAGCTGCGCCTGCTGGAGGCCGTCGAGCAGGTGGCCCGGCGGGTCAAGCTCGGCGACCGGGAGCTGTCCGCGGCCCAGCTGGCCGAGGTGTTCGGCTTCACCGACCGGCGGGTGTGGACGCCCGTGGCGGACCTGTCCGGTGGCGAGCGCCGCCGCCTGCAGCTGCTGCGCCTGCTCGCGGGCGAGCCGAACGTGCTCATCCTCGACGAGCCCACCAACGACCTGGACACCGACACCCTGGCCTCGCTGGAGGACCTGCTCGACACCTGGCCCGGCACGATGATCGTGGCCAGCCACGACCGCTACCTCGTCGAGCGCGTCTGCGACCAGGTGTACGCCCTGCTCGGCGACGCCAAGCTGCGCCACCTCCCGGGCGGCGTGGACGAGTATCTCGGCCTCGTCGATGCCGACGCCGCGCCGCGGCCCGGCGGGACGGCGGCGGCCGCCGCCCAGCCGAAGGCCGAGCGGACCGGCGGCCCGAGCGCGGGGGAGATCCGGGCGGCGAAGAAGGAGTCGTCCCGCATCGAGCGGCAGCTGGAGAAGCTCAACCAGCGCGAGGAGAAGCTGCACGCGCAGATGGCCGAGCACGCCACCGACTTCGCGAAGATCGCCGAGCTGGACGCGAGTCTCAAGGCGCTGCAGGACGAGCGGGGGCTGCTGGAGGACGAGTGGCTCAACCTGGCGGAGCTGCTCTCCGAGTAG
- a CDS encoding DUF4383 domain-containing protein — protein sequence MASHMPVNHSLRPLYRGLALLAGLFVLAFGVLGYLESQGQPLFHQGEARALGLRTNPAFAYASLGAGVVVLLATLVGRNLDRFVNMWVGAGFLIAGTAMMALMRTESNVLNFTMATCLVSYLIGSVLFTAGMYVKVGSAAKAAAEQAHRQGAH from the coding sequence ATGGCTTCCCACATGCCCGTCAACCACTCCCTGCGCCCGCTCTACCGTGGGCTGGCCCTGCTCGCCGGGCTGTTCGTGCTGGCGTTCGGCGTGCTCGGCTACCTGGAGAGCCAGGGCCAGCCCCTCTTCCACCAGGGCGAGGCGCGGGCGCTCGGCCTGCGCACCAACCCCGCGTTCGCGTACGCCAGCCTCGGCGCGGGCGTCGTGGTGCTGCTCGCCACGCTCGTCGGCCGCAACCTGGACCGTTTCGTGAACATGTGGGTGGGCGCCGGCTTCCTCATCGCGGGCACCGCGATGATGGCGCTGATGCGCACCGAGTCCAACGTGCTCAACTTCACGATGGCCACCTGCCTCGTGTCGTACCTGATCGGCTCGGTGCTGTTCACCGCCGGCATGTACGTCAAGGTCGGCTCGGCCGCGAAGGCCGCCGCCGAGCAGGCGCACCGCCAGGGCGCGCACTGA
- a CDS encoding DUF4383 domain-containing protein, which translates to MHLPVNHRLRPQWRFLAGLCGAYLLVFGIVGAVRSAGEPFFSRADTDALGLKTNPAFAWLSIIVGAVVLGGAFIGRNIDHWINMIGGAVFLLAGLFMLLLMQTPANKLNFEVATTVVSFIIGTILLIAGMYGKVGTPAEAIAEEVLRHSTRPGDKFAVKPHANK; encoded by the coding sequence ATGCATCTTCCGGTCAATCACCGGCTGCGGCCGCAATGGCGTTTCCTGGCTGGGCTGTGCGGTGCGTACCTGCTGGTGTTCGGCATCGTCGGCGCCGTCCGCTCCGCCGGTGAGCCCTTCTTCAGCCGCGCCGACACCGACGCCCTCGGGCTCAAGACGAACCCGGCGTTCGCCTGGCTGTCCATCATCGTCGGCGCCGTCGTGCTCGGCGGTGCGTTCATCGGCCGCAACATCGACCACTGGATCAACATGATCGGCGGGGCGGTGTTCCTGCTGGCCGGCCTGTTCATGCTGCTGCTGATGCAGACCCCGGCGAACAAGCTGAACTTCGAGGTGGCCACCACCGTGGTCTCGTTCATCATCGGCACGATCCTGCTGATCGCCGGGATGTACGGGAAGGTCGGCACCCCCGCCGAGGCCATCGCCGAGGAGGTGCTGCGGCACAGCACCCGCCCCGGGGACAAGTTCGCCGTCAAGCCCCACGCGAACAAGTAG
- a CDS encoding TetR/AcrR family transcriptional regulator, with protein sequence MSFSQRREQLIAVGRQLFAERGFDATSIEEIASRAKVSKPVVYEHFGGKEGLYAVVVDREVTSLLTRITTALTAGHPRELLEQAALALLDYIEEETNGFRVLVRESPVMSSSGNFSSVLNDVAHQVEHILGAEFKTRGYDPKLAELYSQALVGMVALTGRWWLEVRKPRKETVAAHLVNLCWNGLSHLEAKPALLTRKDKK encoded by the coding sequence ATGAGCTTCTCCCAGCGGCGCGAGCAGCTGATCGCGGTGGGCCGCCAGCTGTTCGCGGAGCGGGGGTTCGACGCGACGTCCATCGAGGAGATCGCGTCGCGGGCCAAGGTCTCCAAACCTGTGGTGTACGAGCACTTCGGTGGCAAGGAGGGCCTGTACGCCGTCGTGGTGGACCGGGAGGTCACCTCGCTGCTGACCCGGATCACCACCGCGCTGACCGCGGGGCATCCGCGGGAGCTGCTGGAGCAGGCGGCGCTGGCGCTGCTGGACTACATCGAGGAGGAGACCAACGGCTTCCGCGTGCTGGTGCGCGAGTCGCCGGTGATGTCCTCGTCGGGCAACTTCTCCTCGGTGCTGAACGACGTCGCGCACCAGGTGGAGCACATCCTGGGCGCCGAGTTCAAGACGCGGGGGTACGACCCGAAGCTCGCGGAGCTGTACTCCCAGGCGCTGGTGGGCATGGTGGCGCTGACCGGCCGCTGGTGGCTGGAGGTGCGCAAGCCGCGCAAGGAGACGGTGGCCGCGCACCTGGTGAACCTGTGCTGGAACGGCCTGTCCCACCTGGAGGCCAAGCCCGCCCTGCTGACCCGCAAGGACAAGAAGTAG
- a CDS encoding acyl-CoA desaturase, giving the protein MTTTAIDTPTGTAAAQRAQKPLTEGQQSKGTLIGLWAFVTLPFLALFAVIPVAWGGWLSGTDVAIFAVMYVVTGLGITVGYHRYLTHSSFKATRWLRVTLAVAGAMAVQGSPTQWVADHRRHHQYSDLEDDPHSPWRFGNSLKGLTKGMFHAHVGWLFARELSNRARFAPDLLADKDIQKVDKLFGLLSLTTAFAPAVVGGLVTWSWQGALTAFFWAGLIRIGLLHHVTWAINSVCHVYGERPFEMREGDKASNFWPLAILSFGESWHNLHHSDPTCARHGVLRGQIDISARVIWLFEKFGWATNVKWPKVERVKAKMIDRDAQPKLAR; this is encoded by the coding sequence ATGACCACCACTGCCATCGACACGCCCACCGGCACCGCGGCCGCACAGCGGGCACAGAAGCCGCTGACCGAGGGGCAGCAGTCCAAGGGCACCCTGATCGGGCTCTGGGCGTTCGTGACCCTGCCGTTCCTGGCACTGTTCGCGGTGATCCCGGTCGCCTGGGGCGGCTGGCTGAGCGGCACCGACGTAGCGATCTTCGCGGTGATGTACGTGGTGACGGGGCTGGGCATCACGGTCGGCTACCACCGCTACCTGACCCACAGCTCGTTCAAGGCCACCCGCTGGCTGCGGGTGACGCTGGCGGTCGCGGGCGCGATGGCCGTGCAGGGCTCGCCGACCCAGTGGGTCGCCGACCACCGCCGCCACCACCAGTACTCCGACCTCGAGGACGACCCGCACTCGCCGTGGCGCTTCGGCAACTCCCTCAAGGGCCTGACCAAGGGCATGTTCCACGCCCACGTCGGCTGGCTGTTCGCCCGTGAGCTGTCCAACCGGGCCCGCTTCGCGCCGGACCTGCTCGCCGACAAGGACATCCAGAAGGTCGACAAGCTGTTCGGCCTGCTGTCGCTGACCACCGCGTTCGCCCCGGCCGTCGTCGGCGGCCTGGTGACCTGGTCGTGGCAGGGCGCGCTGACCGCGTTCTTCTGGGCCGGCCTGATCCGCATCGGCCTGCTGCACCACGTCACCTGGGCCATCAACTCGGTCTGCCACGTGTACGGCGAGCGCCCGTTCGAGATGCGCGAGGGCGACAAGGCGTCGAACTTCTGGCCGCTGGCGATCCTGTCGTTCGGCGAGAGCTGGCACAACCTGCACCACTCGGACCCGACCTGTGCCCGGCACGGCGTGCTGCGCGGCCAGATCGACATCTCGGCCCGGGTGATCTGGCTGTTCGAGAAGTTCGGCTGGGCCACCAATGTGAAGTGGCCGAAGGTGGAGCGGGTCAAGGCCAAGATGATCGACCGCGACGCCCAGCCCAAGCTGGCCCGGTGA
- a CDS encoding helix-turn-helix domain-containing protein, giving the protein MAKPELRAQAVQLRQAGCSVPDIASRLGVARSTAFQWVRHIPLDSDAEAAERRRAHSRAMTDARWGAHRAQTAQRRQLARDAGQAVVGELTEQHLALIGAVIFWCEGTKEKPWRANDGRVTIINTDPRLLRIFVRFLESVGVSRRELTYRVSIHETADPDEAARWWAAELDVPLECFRRATMKRHRPSSSRHNQGSGYHRCLVVTARRRRELYWRIEAIIDELDRRTGAASAGEPR; this is encoded by the coding sequence GTGGCGAAACCGGAACTACGCGCACAGGCAGTACAGCTACGCCAGGCGGGGTGCTCGGTGCCGGACATCGCATCGAGGCTCGGCGTCGCCCGTTCCACCGCCTTTCAGTGGGTGCGTCACATACCGCTCGACTCTGATGCCGAGGCGGCCGAGCGCCGCCGCGCACATTCGCGCGCCATGACCGACGCGCGCTGGGGTGCGCATCGTGCGCAGACCGCGCAGCGCAGGCAGCTTGCGCGGGATGCCGGGCAGGCGGTCGTCGGGGAGTTGACCGAGCAGCATCTTGCTTTGATCGGTGCGGTGATCTTCTGGTGTGAGGGGACCAAGGAGAAGCCCTGGCGGGCCAACGACGGCCGCGTGACGATCATCAACACGGACCCTCGCCTGTTGCGGATCTTCGTCCGCTTCCTGGAGTCGGTCGGAGTCAGCCGCCGCGAACTCACCTACCGAGTGAGCATCCACGAGACCGCCGATCCGGACGAGGCAGCGCGCTGGTGGGCGGCCGAGCTCGACGTGCCGCTCGAATGCTTCCGGAGAGCGACCATGAAGCGGCACCGTCCCAGCAGCTCACGACACAACCAGGGAAGCGGATACCACCGTTGCCTCGTGGTGACCGCACGACGCAGGCGCGAACTCTACTGGCGGATCGAGGCGATCATCGACGAACTCGACCGCCGAACCGGTGCGGCATCCGCGGGCGAACCACGATAA
- the glmU gene encoding bifunctional UDP-N-acetylglucosamine diphosphorylase/glucosamine-1-phosphate N-acetyltransferase GlmU: protein MEDRRLVTRTVIVLAAGEGKRMKSDLPKMLHPLLGRSLVGHVLAAAAPLGAERTLAVVGNRADQVTAHLAEIAPEVSTALQAQQNGTGHAVRIALEALGDVTGTVVVLNGDVPLLRPETLQALVEAHENASAAATVLGAEVPNPTGLGRLVRDAGGGLARIVEERDATPEQRAIREINAGIYAFDAAALRAALAKLTTDNDQGEEYLTDVFGLFVAEGSPVRVHLAADAVETLGCNDRAELASLRALLRDRINLDLMRSGVTIIDPATTWVDVTATVERDALLEPNVQLRGASSVASGAVVGPDVTLIDTSVGEQAQVVRAHAVQAEIGPNVSVGPYAYLRPGARIARKGKVGTFVEIKNASLGEGTKVPHLTYVGDATIGEHTNIGAGNLFANYSGTTKSHTTIGSHVKTSCDTTFVAPVTIGDGAYTAAGSVIGKDVPPGALAVARAHQRNIEGWVQRTRGGTASAEAAERALKEQAGEEG from the coding sequence ATGGAAGACAGGCGGCTCGTGACTCGTACGGTGATCGTCCTCGCGGCCGGCGAGGGTAAGCGGATGAAGTCGGACCTGCCGAAGATGCTGCACCCGCTGCTCGGCCGCTCGCTGGTGGGTCACGTGCTCGCCGCCGCCGCGCCGCTGGGCGCGGAGCGCACCCTCGCCGTCGTCGGCAACCGGGCCGACCAGGTCACCGCGCACCTGGCCGAGATCGCGCCGGAGGTGTCGACCGCGCTGCAGGCGCAGCAGAACGGCACCGGCCACGCGGTGCGCATCGCGCTGGAGGCGCTGGGCGACGTCACAGGCACCGTGGTCGTGCTGAACGGCGACGTGCCGCTGCTGCGCCCGGAGACCCTGCAGGCCCTGGTGGAGGCGCACGAGAACGCGAGCGCCGCCGCCACCGTGCTGGGTGCCGAGGTGCCGAACCCGACCGGCCTGGGCCGGCTGGTCCGGGACGCGGGCGGCGGCCTGGCCCGCATCGTGGAGGAGCGCGACGCGACGCCGGAGCAGCGGGCGATCCGCGAGATCAACGCGGGCATCTACGCGTTCGACGCGGCGGCGCTGCGGGCCGCGCTGGCCAAGCTGACCACGGACAACGACCAGGGCGAGGAGTACCTCACCGACGTCTTCGGGCTGTTCGTGGCGGAGGGTTCGCCGGTGCGGGTGCACCTGGCAGCCGACGCCGTGGAGACGCTGGGCTGCAACGACCGGGCCGAGCTGGCGTCGCTGCGGGCGCTGCTGCGCGACCGGATCAACCTGGACCTGATGCGCTCCGGCGTGACCATCATCGACCCGGCGACGACCTGGGTCGACGTGACGGCGACCGTCGAGCGCGACGCGCTGCTGGAGCCGAACGTGCAGCTGCGGGGGGCCAGCTCGGTCGCCTCCGGCGCGGTGGTCGGCCCGGACGTGACGCTGATCGACACCAGCGTGGGCGAGCAGGCCCAGGTGGTACGCGCGCACGCGGTGCAGGCCGAGATCGGCCCGAACGTGTCCGTGGGCCCGTACGCGTACCTGCGGCCGGGGGCGCGCATCGCGCGCAAGGGCAAGGTCGGCACGTTCGTGGAGATCAAGAACGCGTCGCTGGGCGAGGGGACCAAGGTCCCGCACCTGACCTACGTCGGCGACGCGACGATCGGCGAGCACACCAACATCGGCGCGGGCAACCTGTTCGCGAACTACAGCGGCACCACCAAGAGCCACACCACGATCGGCTCGCACGTGAAGACGAGCTGCGACACGACGTTCGTGGCGCCGGTGACGATCGGCGACGGCGCGTACACCGCGGCCGGCTCGGTGATCGGCAAGGACGTGCCGCCGGGCGCGCTGGCGGTGGCGCGGGCGCACCAGCGCAACATCGAGGGCTGGGTGCAGCGCACGCGGGGCGGTACGGCGTCGGCGGAGGCGGCCGAGCGGGCTCTGAAGGAGCAGGCGGGCGAGGAGGGCTGA
- a CDS encoding LuxR C-terminal-related transcriptional regulator, translating into MGREQSGEPTLIQRRILLLLAAGFTVQTITKLVFLSERAVHDHIASLKQQTGAKNQFSLGAEAAKRGWLDEDGNPVERH; encoded by the coding sequence ATGGGTCGGGAACAGTCCGGGGAGCCGACGCTGATCCAGCGCCGGATCCTGCTGCTGCTCGCCGCCGGCTTCACCGTGCAGACCATCACCAAGCTGGTGTTCCTGAGCGAGCGCGCGGTGCACGACCACATCGCCTCGCTCAAGCAGCAGACCGGCGCGAAGAACCAGTTCTCCCTCGGGGCCGAGGCCGCCAAGCGCGGCTGGCTCGACGAGGACGGCAACCCGGTCGAGCGTCACTGA
- a CDS encoding ribose-phosphate diphosphokinase, translated as MGSIVTENRKNLMLFSGRAYPELAREIGEVLGVGVTPTTAYDFASGETFVRYKESVRGSDAFIVQSMTQPVNNWIMETLLMIDAAKRGSAKRITVVLPFYPYARQDKKHRGREPISARLVADLLKTAGANRILTVDLHTAQIQGFFDGPVDHLFAMDVLADYVQANYGHRELTVVSPDSGRVRVGERWTDRLGGCPLAFIHKTRDPLKPNQVVANRVIGEVAGRTCILVDDMIDTAGTICKAADILFDNGAADVIVTTTHAVHSDPATERLKNSRISEVIVTNTLPLGTEKTFDKLTVLSIAPLLARAIREVFDDGSVTTLFGGLS; from the coding sequence ATGGGCAGCATCGTCACGGAGAACCGCAAGAACCTGATGCTCTTCTCTGGCCGGGCCTACCCCGAGCTGGCGAGGGAGATCGGCGAGGTGCTCGGCGTGGGGGTGACCCCGACGACGGCATACGACTTCGCCAGCGGTGAGACGTTCGTCCGTTACAAGGAGTCCGTCCGCGGCTCGGACGCCTTCATCGTCCAGTCCATGACCCAGCCGGTGAACAACTGGATCATGGAGACGCTGCTCATGATCGACGCGGCGAAGCGGGGTTCGGCCAAGCGCATCACCGTGGTGCTGCCGTTCTACCCGTACGCCCGCCAGGACAAGAAGCACCGCGGCCGGGAGCCCATCTCCGCCCGCCTGGTCGCCGACCTGCTCAAGACGGCGGGCGCCAACCGCATCCTCACCGTCGACCTGCACACCGCGCAGATCCAGGGCTTCTTCGACGGGCCGGTGGACCACCTGTTCGCGATGGACGTGCTGGCCGACTACGTGCAGGCCAACTACGGCCACCGCGAGCTGACCGTGGTGTCGCCCGACTCGGGCCGGGTGCGCGTCGGTGAGCGCTGGACGGACCGGCTGGGCGGCTGCCCGCTGGCCTTCATCCACAAGACCCGCGACCCGCTCAAGCCCAACCAGGTGGTGGCCAACCGGGTCATCGGCGAGGTGGCCGGCCGCACCTGCATCCTGGTCGACGACATGATCGACACGGCGGGCACCATCTGCAAGGCCGCCGACATCCTGTTCGACAACGGCGCCGCCGACGTCATCGTGACGACCACCCACGCGGTGCACTCCGACCCGGCCACCGAGCGCCTGAAGAACAGCCGGATCAGCGAGGTCATCGTCACCAACACCCTCCCGCTGGGCACCGAGAAGACGTTCGACAAGCTCACCGTGCTCTCGATCGCCCCGCTGCTGGCCCGCGCCATCCGCGAGGTCTTCGACGACGGCTCCGTGACCACCCTCTTCGGCGGCCTCAGCTGA
- a CDS encoding 50S ribosomal protein L25/general stress protein Ctc, with protein sequence MSEVKISAEPRTEFGKGGARRTRRLGLVPAVIYGHGEAPRHIAVPAREFAAAIRHGGINTVFELVSPDGTKTLALPKAIQRDPLKDTYEHIDLVIVKRGEQVTVEVPVHLVGEAAKGTLVMTEHDKIAISAEALHLPEFVEASIEGLEAGSHVTAGDVKLPRGAQLVADAETIVAVVSLAPTAEQLEGEAAEAPEAAEAEAEEAAETVAAEA encoded by the coding sequence GTGTCTGAGGTAAAGATCAGCGCCGAGCCGCGTACCGAGTTCGGCAAGGGCGGCGCTCGCCGCACCCGTCGTCTGGGCCTCGTGCCCGCCGTCATCTACGGCCACGGTGAGGCCCCGCGCCACATCGCCGTCCCGGCCCGTGAGTTCGCCGCCGCGATCCGCCACGGCGGCATCAACACCGTCTTCGAGCTGGTCTCGCCCGACGGCACCAAGACCCTGGCGCTGCCGAAGGCCATCCAGCGCGACCCGCTGAAGGACACCTACGAGCACATCGACCTGGTGATCGTGAAGCGCGGCGAGCAGGTCACCGTCGAGGTGCCGGTGCACCTGGTCGGTGAGGCCGCCAAGGGCACCCTGGTGATGACCGAGCACGACAAGATCGCGATCAGCGCCGAGGCGCTGCACCTGCCGGAGTTCGTCGAGGCCTCGATCGAGGGCCTGGAGGCCGGCTCGCACGTCACCGCCGGTGACGTCAAGCTGCCGCGCGGTGCCCAGCTGGTCGCCGACGCCGAGACCATCGTCGCCGTGGTGAGCCTGGCCCCGACCGCCGAGCAGCTCGAGGGCGAGGCCGCCGAGGCGCCCGAGGCCGCCGAGGCCGAGGCCGAGGAGGCCGCCGAGACCGTGGCCGCCGAGGCCTGA
- the pth gene encoding aminoacyl-tRNA hydrolase: MEQAAPWLIVGLGNPGPQYAGNRHNVGFHIADLLAERTGGKFGRHRKAVADVAEARLGYGADAPRLVLVKPLTYMNLSGGPAAALSQFYKVPVEQIIAVHDELDIPYGQLRLKVGGGEGGHNGLRSMSKSLSTKEYLRVRFGVGRPPGRQDPADFVLSDFSSVERKELEFLVDRAADAVEAIVKVGLAAAQQTYHTA; the protein is encoded by the coding sequence ATGGAGCAGGCAGCGCCCTGGCTGATCGTGGGCCTGGGCAATCCGGGGCCGCAGTACGCCGGGAACCGGCACAACGTCGGGTTCCACATCGCCGACCTGCTGGCCGAGCGCACCGGCGGCAAGTTCGGGCGGCACCGTAAGGCGGTGGCCGACGTGGCCGAGGCGCGGCTGGGCTACGGCGCGGACGCCCCGCGGCTGGTGCTGGTGAAGCCGCTGACCTACATGAACCTGTCCGGCGGTCCCGCTGCCGCGCTGAGCCAGTTCTACAAGGTGCCGGTCGAGCAGATCATCGCGGTGCACGACGAGCTGGACATCCCGTACGGGCAGCTGCGGCTGAAGGTGGGCGGGGGCGAGGGCGGCCACAACGGGCTGCGCTCGATGAGCAAGTCGCTGTCCACGAAGGAGTATCTGCGGGTGCGCTTCGGCGTGGGCCGCCCGCCGGGCCGGCAGGACCCGGCCGACTTCGTGCTGTCGGACTTCTCCAGCGTGGAGCGCAAGGAGCTGGAGTTCCTGGTGGACCGGGCCGCGGACGCCGTGGAGGCGATCGTGAAGGTCGGCCTGGCCGCCGCGCAGCAGACCTACCACACTGCCTGA